From a single Larimichthys crocea isolate SSNF chromosome XIII, L_crocea_2.0, whole genome shotgun sequence genomic region:
- the LOC104925498 gene encoding uncharacterized protein LOC104925498 isoform X1, which produces MQCKVTLLDDTQFECELDKHAKGQELLTKVCDHVNLLEKDYFGLANWETPTNKTWLEATKEIRKQVSGAVYEFTFNVKFYPPDPAQLTEDLTRYFLCLQLRKDIMRSVLPCSFVTLSLLGSYAAQSELGEYDPEVHGTDYVKELSLAPGQSSELEEKVMELHRTYRSMSPAQADMSFLENAKKLAMYGVDLHQAKDLDGVDITLGVCSSGLMVYKDKLRINRFPWPKVLKISYKRSSFFIKIRPSEQEQYESTIGFKLPNYKASKKLWKVCVEHHTFFRVPTVEPPASRRFLGLGSKFRYSGRTQAQTRQASSMIDRPAPRFTRSASKRLSRNLDGAGDETLQFLQLLSASTRSEVDDWSRMLASDKPQTSSEFTDRGEFERTSIQFWEEGQSVHRVTETWQDTWQKLASDELRRKEDEWSALFDRYPPFPFVSPPDFVKLPAELSLAKTSSMDRLLQPALTQQDDWHLYFDRFFNLERADKPFSPIAQFQLQEKDEQGMYVTEQELPTGEVIERLQETVTLVDKLKEVDVLERNLREVRDFEGRLQEVDEMAEKLQKVIEEELGKEEVAKLREEARDLEQERQIQAEGITKMVVKKSVRRILTEEGEVDELEDEIKRVFLKGLLPEEEEVEVKQESETVVTGESLFDDSSREKLQQVEKEWQKEVVERSGSLDVSGTTSVVTYQKVERRTKKRVTIVDERGQRQEEMEDTQVQAGEMSVERLETGKRLQKTEILAITELNLTERSVTERLQPERPSQVADEDLWFILFDRLPYKAVFKPPVTIVERAQVDEDKYFTSTTEITTVEEKTEIIVKERKIIEEEVWRVPDIPPAQTVTDRDDDWFVLLDVIPRDTAYVPSVILKERDPMDAESFVSVVGTAADVAIREVVAEERKIKEEAPRRVPDIPAAETVTERDDDWFVLLDVIPRETPYVPPVTLKGRDPMDAESFVSVVRTTADEVVREVVAEERRIIQEAPRRVPEIPQQPVTDRDDDWFVLLDVVPRVPPYVPPVTLKERDPMDAASFVSVVGTAADEVVREVVAEERKIIEEAPRRVPDIPQQPVTDRDDDWFVLLDVVPRETSYVPPVAVAQRVEVSPEERVSLVEMTTVERREKRAVFVMGDIEMKQVPSEKRAVALPQAVREIEDDWFVLLDVPTREPSYVPPVTKAEYVQVYPEESISTVTETIRESRKEVVVEEIVVQKEEKKLPKQIIPVQQKISLPVREIDDDWFLLLDVVPRETAYVPPVTPVEIIPDVRKAEVKTTETTTWKKMIIGADSKQDETRLSQIRPGKFAPPSEREGGDDWFILFDIIRDKPVVVVPPVAGVKRIVDVVAATVTKPKFIMEDMKPPVKLAEVKPPQPRQVDDDWFVLLDVAVKKSVSVDERVRMYPEVRPAKEFTATEQRITKKQEKWQQEKVLQQKPRPAVREMEDDWYILLDLATKKSVAVPERIQLPAGVRAPAAVAKTRIAISETRPQFGKRVLEERRPLTQAHVNADWFALLDVGSKESVVSTQRGTRPVSAPVFSQAALAEAGIPMAPFDQPQTSTPIKPGRKEERRLEVTVEAVEPSKIEAKAVKPAVWRYEKEVHSSLISTMNGDIQRESEAMSTEVVRMRKEFDKPQEDLLKHHASISELKRNFMESVPEQRPSEWDKRLSTHSPFRTLGINGQPLPSADGSVCISPLCNGSETKTAHEETSSSLGFSGSPTVSHKSEPDSVEAPGVPIEEESCDQEGVVVFETSLVPIVEVEMAQLPPSFDPCCRALDEIQEEEGPCPEVSECSGRIVGSSPASYFRSDGPRVIRCFQPPLVQTQTVTITAVSNNLTSGISTTEVPVVPTQTFIYESSKVTDDGTDDKDSTTVTKTVTSESTSGTTVTTTTTHISKVVKGGSSETRVEKRIVITADSDVDQDKGKDGGASAL; this is translated from the exons ATGCAGTGCAAAGTCACCTTACTGGATGACACTCAGTTTGAGTGTGAACTTGAT AAACATGCTAAAGGACAAGAACTTTTAACAAAGGTGTGTGACCATGTCAACCTACTGGAGAAAGATTACTTTGGCCTCGCTAACTGGGAAACACCAACCAACAAG ACATGGTTGGAAGCCACCAAAGAGATCCGGAAACAGGTGTCAGGTGCTGTCTACGAGTTTACATTCAACGTGAAGTTCTACCCACCTGATCCAGCACAGCTTACTGAGGACCTTACCAG GTACTTTCTGTGTCTCCAGCTGAGGAAGGATATTATGCGTAGTGTTCTTCCCTGTTCCTTTGTCACGCTGTCCCTGCTGGGCTCCTACGCTGCCCAGTCAGAGCTTGGAGAGTATGACCCAGAGGTCCACGGTACAGACTATGTTAAAGAGCTGAGCCTGGCTCCCGGACAGAGCAGTGAGCTGGAAGAAAAGGTGATGGAGCTGCACCGCACATACAG GTCCATGAGTCCAGCCCAAGCAGACATGTCGTTTCTGGAAAATGCCAAGAAACTTGCCATGTATGGAGTTGACCTGCACCAAGCCAAG GATCTTGATGGTGTTGACATTACGCTCGGGGTTTGCTCCAGTGGCCTGATGGTTTACAAGGACAAGCTGAGGATCAACCGTTTCCCTTGGCCCAAAGTGCTCAAGATCTCTTACAAACGCAGCAGCTTCTTTATCAAAATCAGGCCGTCAGAG CAAGAGCAGTACGAAAGTACAATTGGCTTTAAACTGCCCAACTACAAAGCCTCAAAGAAGCTGTGGAAAGTTTGTGTTGAACACCATACCTTCTTCAG GGTTCCAACAGTAGAGCCCCCCGCATCACGTCGCTTCCTTGGCTTGGGCTCTAAGTTCCGGTACAGCGGGCGCACTCAAGCCCAGACCCGCCAGGCCAGCTCTATGATTGACCGTCCAGCCCCTCGCTTCACACGCTCTGCAAGCAAGAGGCTGTCCCGTAACCTTGACGGAG CTGGAGATGAAACTCTCCAGTTTCTGCAACTACTCTCAGCGTCAACCAGGTCTGAGGTTGATGACTGGTCACGGATGCTGGCATCAGACAAACCCCAGACGTCTTCTGAATTCACAG ACAGAGGGGAGTTTGAGCGGACTTCCATTCAGTTCTGGGAGGAGGGGCAGTCTGTTCACAGAGTCACAGAAACCTGGCAGGACACTTGGCAGAAGCTGGCATCTGATGAGCTGAGGAGAAAGGAAGACGAGTGGTCTGCCTTGTTCGATCGTTATCCCCCTTTTCCCTTTGTCTCACCACCTGATTTTGTGAAACTGCCAG CTGAGCTAAGCTTGGCAAAAACAAGCTCTATGGACAGGCTATTGCAACCAGCACTGACGCAACAAGACGATTGGCACCTTTATTTTGACCGATTCTTCAACCTTGAGCGCGCTGACAAACCAT TCTCTCCCATAGCTCAGTTCCAGCTCCAGGAGAAGGATGAGCAGGGCATGTATGTAACAGAGCAGGAACTGCCCACTGGGGAAGTCATTGAGAGGCTGCAGGAAACTGTGACCTTAGTGGACAAACTGAAAGAAGTGGATGTTTTAGAAAGGAACTTGAGGGAAGTGAGAGATTTTGAGGGAAGGCTCCAAGAAGTGGATGAGATGGCAGAGAAACTTCAGAAAGTAATAGAAGAGGAACTGGGTAAGGAAGAAGTAGCTAAGTTAAGAGAGGAAGCGAGAGATTTGGAGCAGGAGCGACAAATACAAGCTGAAGGTATAACAAAAATGGTGGTGAAGAAATCAGTGAGGAGAATATTGACAGAAGAGGGTGAAGTGGATGAACTGGAAGATGAGATAAAgcgtgtgtttttaaaaggctTGTTgcctgaagaggaagaggtcGAGGTGAAGCAGGAGAGTGAAACAGTGGTGACAGGCGAGAGTCTGTTCGATGATAGCTCGAGAGAGAAGCTACAACAGGTAGAAAAGGAATGGCAAAAGGAGGTGGTGGAAAGGTCTGGCTCTTTAGATGTCTCTGGtaccacctctgtggttacatACCAGAAGGTTGAGCGTAGGACTAAGAAGAGAGTGACTATTGTCGATGAGCGAGGGCAGAGGCAGGAAGAAATGGAAGACACGCAGGTACAGGCTGGTGAAATGTCAGTGGAGAGGTTAGAAACTGGTAAAAGATTGCAGAAGACAGAAATTCTGGCGATTACAGAGCTAAATTTGACAGAAAGAAGTGTCACGGAAAGGCTTCAGCCCGAGCGTCCATCTCAGGTGGCAGATGAGGACCTCTGGTTCATACTTTTTGACCGGCTTCCATACAAAGCTGTTTTCAAACCACCAG TTACTATTGTGGAACGCGCTCAAGTGGATGAAGACAAGTATTTCACCTCGACTACTGAGATCACAACAGTTGAGGAGAAAACGGAGATTAtagtaaaagagagaaaaataatagAGGAGGAGGTATGGCGTGTACCAGATATCCCACCAGCACAGACCGTCACAGACAGAGATGATGATTGGTTTGTGCTGCTGGATGTTATTCCCAGAGACACAGCTTATGTGCCATCAG TTATACTGAAGGAGAGAGACCCGATGGATGCAGAAAgttttgtctctgtggttgGAACTGCAGCTGATGTGGCGATTAGAGAAGTTGTAGCcgaagagagaaaaataaaagaagaagcacCGAGACGTGTACCAGATATCCCAGCAGCAGAGACCGTCACAGAAAGAGATGATGACTGGTTTGTGCTGCTGGATGTTATTCCTAGAGAAACACCTTATGTACCACCAG TTACGTTGAAGGGAAGAGACCCGATGGATGCAGAAAGTTTTGTCTCTGTGGTTCGAACTACAGCTGATGAGGTGGTTAGAGAAGTCGTAGCTGAAGAGCGAAGGATAATACAAGAGGCACCGAGACGTGTACCAGAAATCCCACAACAgccagtgacagacagagatgatgaCTGGTTTGTGCTGCTGGATGTTGTTCCTAGAGTGCCACCTTATGTACCACCAG TTACACTGAAGGAGAGAGACCCGATGGATGCAGCAAGCTTTGTCTCTGTGGTTGGAACTGCAGCTGATGAGGTGGTTAGAGAAGTCGTAgctgaagagagaaagataatAGAAGAGGCACCGAGACGTGTACCAGATATCCCACAACAGCCAGTGACTGACAGAGATGATGACTGGTTTGTGTTGTTGGATGTTGTTCCAAGAGAGACCTCATACGTACCACCAG TTGCTGTTGCACAGCGTGTTGAAGTGTCTCCAGAAGAACGTGTCTCTCTGGTTGAAATGACAACTGTTGAGCGGAGAGAAAAAAGAGCGGTGTTTGTAATGGGAGACATAGAAATGAAACAAGTGCCGAGTGAAAAGCGAGCAGTAGCACTGCCACAGGCTGTCAGAGAGATAGAAGATGACTGGTTTGTGCTGCTGGATGTTCCCACTAGAGAACCATCATATGTTCCACCAG tTACGAAGGCCGAGTACGTTCAGGTTTATCCTGAAGAAAGCATTTCTACTGTGACGGAAACAATAAGAGAGTCCAGGAAGGAGGTTGTAGTTGAAGAGATTGTGgtgcagaaagaggagaagaagcttCCCAAACAAATTATACCAGTGCAGCAGAAAATCTCTCTGCCAGTGAGAGAAATAGATGACGACTGGTTTCTTCTGCTGGACGTTGTTCCTAGAGAAACTGCCTACGTCCCTCCAG TTACTCCTGTTGAGATTATTCCGGATGTGAGGAAGGCTGAGGTGAAAACCACAGAGACGACAACGTGGAAGAAGATGATAATTGGTGCGGACAGCAAGCAAGATGAGACACGTTTGTCTCAGATTAGACCGGGCAAATTTGCACCACCgtcagagagagaaggaggagatgattGGTTCATCTTGTTCGACATCATCCGTGACAAGCCTGTTGTTGTCGTACCACCAG TTGCTGGGGTTAAGCGTATTGTGGATGTGGTGGCTGCCACTGTAACAAAACCAAAATTCATCATGGAAGACATGAAGCCACCTGTGAAGCTGGCGGAGGTTAAACCACCACAGCCAAGACAAGTGGATGACGACTGGTTTGTGCTGCTAGATGTTGCAGTAAAAAAATCAG TGTCTGTGGACGAACGTGTCCGTATGTATCCTGAGGTGAGACCAGCTAAAGAGTTTACAGCCACAGAGCAGAGAATTACTAAAAAGCAGGAGAAGTGGCAGCAGGAGAAGGTGTTACAGCAGAAACCACGTCCAGCAGTGAGGGAGATGGAGGATGATTGGTATATTCTTCTGGATTTAGCCACTAAAAAATCAG TCGCTGTCCCTGAGCGCATCCAGTTGCCAGCAGGGGTGAGAGCTCCAGCTGCTGTGGCCAAAACAAGGATTGCTATTTCTGAGACGAGACCCCAGTTTGGAAAGCGGGTCCTGGAGGAAAGACGTCCGCTAACACAGGCACATGTCAATGCTGATTGGTTTGCTCTACTAGATGTGGGCTCCAAAGAgtcag TGGTGAGCACACAGAGGGGCACCCGTCCCGTCAGTGCCCCAGTGTTCTCCCAGGCTGCTCTGGCAGAGGCAGGGATCCCCATGGCCCCTTTCGATCAGCCCCAGACCTCCACTCCGATCAAGCCCGGCCGCAAGGAGGAACGAAGGCTGGAAGTCACAGTAGAAGCTGTGGAGCCCTCAAAAATCGAGGCCAAGGCTGTCAAG CCAGCAGTGTGGAGGTACGAGAAAGAAGTACACTCTTCACTGATATCCACCATGAATGGGGACATTCAG CGCGAGTCTGAGGCCATGAGTACGGAGGTGGTGCGAATGCGAAAG GAGTTCGATAAACCTCAGGAGGACCTGCTCAAGCATCATGCCAGTATCAGTGAGCTGAAGAGGAACTTCATGGAATCCGTCCCAGAACAGAGGCCCAGCGAGTGGGACAAGCGTCTGTCTACGCACTCTCCGTTCCGCACCCTGGGTATCAATGGTCAGCCTCTGCCCAGTGCAGATGGG aGTGTGTGCATTAGTCCGCTTTGCAATGGTTCAGAGACAAAGACTGCACATGAGGAAACCAGCAGCAGTTTGGGCTTTTCAGGCAGTCCAACTGTGAGCCACAAGAGTGAGCCTGATAGTGTCGAAGCCCCCGGTGTTCCAATTGAGGAAGAGTCATGTGATCAGGAAGGAGTTGTAGTTTTTGAGACCTCCCTGGTGCCCATCGTAGAGGTGGAGATGGCGCAGCTGCCTCCCTCCTTCGACCCCTGCTGTAGAGCTTTAGATGAGATCCAGGAGGAAGAGGGACCGTGTCCCGAAGTGTCCGAGTGCTCTGGGAGGATAGTTGGATCTTCCCCAGCTTCCTATTTCAGGAGCGATGGTCCACGGGTCATACGCTGCTTCCAG CCCCCTCTGGTCCAGACCCAGACAGTCACCATCACAGCTGTCTCCAACAACTTAACCAGTGGCATCTCCACCACAGAGGTCCCTGTCGTCCCGACCCAGACCTTCATCTATGAGTCTTCAAAG gtgACAGATGATGGTACAGACGATAAAGATAGTACAACTGTTACCAAGACTGTTACCTCGGAGAGCACCAGCGGCACCACAgtcaccaccactaccacccaCATCTCAAAG GTAGTGAAAGGTGGATCTTCGGAAACTCGTGTGGAGAAGAGAATTGTCATAACTGCGGACTCTGACGTTGACCAAGACAAG GGGAAAGATGGAGGAGCATCTGCATTGTAA